The DNA segment CACATTCATATCAAAAACGTCATATTTACCTCATGCAACATCACTCCTCTCTCGCTCTATTATAAGACCATAACACAGAACAAGGCCTTTTGGTCGCTTAACGATGGCGTCAAGTGATAAAGTTCCGGTGGCGTGTCCGGCAAGCACCGGAGAAGGTAAGGAGCCTATGGGAGATCCGACGAAGACCACAACGGCAATGTTAGACAAAGGAACGGCTATGTTGCAGTCTATGAAACCGATCAAACAAATGAGTCTACATGTGTGTTCATTCGCTTGCTATAGTCACGATCCTGGCCGTCAGATCGAGGTCCATATGTACGGTCACCGTGTAAACCAAGATTTTCTCCAATGTGCCGTCTACGATTCCAATTCCTCTAAGGCTCATCTCATCGGTACATATATACCTCGACCTCTATTGTTTGTTTACGCTTGTGACGTGTACAATTTCGGGATGAACTTCAACTAATAACTTTGAAACTGTTTACATAGACGGTTAATGGATGTGCCTGCATGCAGATTTACGTGCGTATAATCATTGATTATTCGTATGGTATAAGTGTGTTTAAAACGTTTTGACTGCTAGAGGCTAGAGCTTTAATTGGAGATTATGACTTTTGAATTACAGTAGTATGATTTATGAATGTGTTTGTTCTTGCATTAAATTTCTAGGGATCGAATATATAGTGTCAGAGAAGTTATTCCAAAGTCTCTCACCGGATGAACAAAAGCTTTGGCACTCGCATGACTACGAGGTTTTATGATTTCgaaacattttcaaaatgtTTGCTATTTACGGGATAGTCAAAAATAATAGAAGCGAGTGTTGTT comes from the Brassica rapa cultivar Chiifu-401-42 chromosome A01, CAAS_Brap_v3.01, whole genome shotgun sequence genome and includes:
- the LOC103856937 gene encoding oil body-associated protein 2B isoform X2, with product MASSDKVPVACPASTGEGKEPMGDPTKTTTAMLDKGTAMLQSMKPIKQMSLHVCSFACYSHDPGRQIEVHMYGHRVNQDFLQCAVYDSNSSKAHLIGIEYIVSEKLFQSLSPDEQKLWHSHDYEIQMALLVTPRVPELVAKPELKNLAKSYGKFWCTWQIDRGDRLPLGAPSLMVSPQDVSLGRIKPELVKKRDEEHGISTESLKPSREGICGPEKKNLIADYWVRFRTGFAIDVVETDMKRTAPFP